A region from the Verrucomicrobiia bacterium genome encodes:
- a CDS encoding exo-alpha-sialidase, with translation MRCSVHQPLLLLAPGRAALLALAIALAEAAAVGAPVLAPIAIEKVVGPETPTGPYKHPSSFTELDNGDLLLAYYGGDGEYSRESKVFGMKLPRGSRSWSEPVVIASNPFYSMGNPVVWQAPDQTVWLFFVVRPGATWSTSRIGAKISRDRGESWSDTFIVAWEAGMMVRSHPIVLADGAYLLPIYHETGSDPDRTDPDTSSLFLRFDPATRAWTESNRVFSRMGNLQAAVVELAPGRLFALCRRGGDYLPGDDGNVVRTESSDGGRTWSPGVETEFPNPNASVELIRLRNGHLLFLYNDSHHQRTPLTAAISTDGGLTWPHRRNLAEGPGSFSYPTAIQTRDGRIHVTFTSDERTVIRRAVFPESAILGASE, from the coding sequence ATGCGATGCTCCGTCCACCAGCCTCTGCTCCTGCTGGCCCCAGGGCGCGCCGCCCTCCTCGCCCTGGCGATCGCGCTTGCGGAGGCCGCGGCCGTCGGGGCCCCGGTCCTTGCCCCGATCGCCATCGAGAAGGTCGTCGGCCCGGAAACGCCCACCGGCCCGTACAAACATCCGTCCAGCTTTACCGAACTCGACAACGGCGATCTGCTGCTCGCGTACTACGGAGGCGACGGGGAATACTCCAGAGAGAGCAAGGTCTTCGGCATGAAGCTCCCCCGCGGATCGCGCTCCTGGTCCGAACCCGTCGTCATCGCCAGCAATCCCTTCTATTCCATGGGCAATCCCGTGGTCTGGCAGGCCCCCGACCAAACCGTCTGGCTCTTCTTTGTCGTCCGCCCCGGCGCCACCTGGAGCACTTCCCGCATCGGCGCCAAAATCTCCCGCGACCGCGGCGAGTCCTGGAGCGACACCTTCATCGTCGCCTGGGAGGCGGGCATGATGGTCCGATCCCACCCCATCGTCCTCGCCGATGGCGCCTACCTGCTCCCGATCTACCACGAGACCGGCAGCGATCCCGACCGCACCGACCCCGACACCAGCTCGCTCTTCCTCCGCTTCGATCCCGCCACCCGCGCCTGGACCGAGTCCAACCGCGTCTTCTCCCGCATGGGCAATCTCCAGGCCGCCGTCGTCGAACTCGCACCCGGCCGCCTCTTCGCCCTGTGCCGGCGCGGCGGTGACTATCTGCCGGGCGACGACGGAAACGTTGTCCGCACCGAATCCAGCGACGGCGGCCGCACCTGGTCCCCAGGCGTCGAGACGGAGTTCCCCAACCCCAATGCCTCGGTCGAACTGATCCGTCTGCGCAACGGCCACCTGCTCTTCCTCTACAACGACAGCCACCACCAGCGCACGCCCCTGACCGCCGCCATCTCCACGGACGGCGGCCTCACCTGGCCCCATCGCCGCAACCTGGCCGAGGGACCCGGCTCCTTTTCCTACCCCACCGCCATCCA
- a CDS encoding beta-lactamase family protein produces MRLGQAGIGSGVMVAAALSLAGMGAGGETAQGWEWTDALRAQVEAAMERWDRPGSPGVALVLVGEGRVLLERHWGMANLEHRVRIGSGTVFDSASVAKQFMGAAMAILVREGRVGLEDDVRRYLPEMPDFGETITLGHLLHHTGGLRDWPGMFRLGGMDLREPIDLEMILEMAGRARDLNFPPGERYLYSNTGYNLLAQVLERVTGHSLRAWTDERLFRPLGMVSTHFGEDPAETIPNRAEGYGPAGEGRFRRVMGPLAARGSSSLHTTIADLGRWLVEMETGSVLGRGTIELMEQPGRTRSGGRVEYGYGVALDRHRGRQVVVHTGSWAGYRSITWRVPEHRFALGILANVTTVDTTSLARRLTDLILGMDGTASEGRIDAPDREGTGEIDGAAWTDYEGTYRLGPGWLLTIRREGGRLVTQATREASAAMTPMGSGTFHVEAYRQGMEFVRDEESGLVTHLRYRGIRAPKLEGAETEAPRLQVLAGEYWSEELRAMHRVELHDGALRCWQGPYRATRLRPVAKDHFETGNGMSIEFRRHGNGHPVEMRYSAGRVLDVRFVRGDYPGESR; encoded by the coding sequence ATGAGGCTTGGTCAAGCGGGTATCGGGAGCGGCGTGATGGTGGCAGCGGCCCTTTCCCTGGCAGGCATGGGCGCGGGAGGGGAGACGGCGCAGGGTTGGGAATGGACCGATGCGCTGCGGGCGCAGGTGGAGGCGGCGATGGAGCGCTGGGACCGTCCCGGATCTCCGGGAGTGGCGTTGGTATTGGTGGGCGAGGGACGGGTGTTGCTCGAGCGCCATTGGGGGATGGCCAACCTGGAGCACCGCGTTCGGATCGGGAGCGGGACGGTGTTCGATTCCGCTTCGGTGGCCAAGCAATTCATGGGAGCGGCCATGGCAATCCTGGTGCGGGAAGGCAGGGTGGGATTGGAGGACGATGTCAGGCGATACCTGCCGGAGATGCCGGACTTCGGGGAGACGATCACCCTCGGGCATCTGTTGCACCACACGGGCGGGTTGAGGGATTGGCCGGGGATGTTTCGGCTTGGGGGAATGGACCTGCGTGAGCCCATCGACCTGGAGATGATTCTGGAGATGGCGGGACGGGCCCGGGATTTGAACTTCCCACCGGGCGAGCGGTACCTCTATTCGAACACCGGGTACAACCTGCTGGCGCAAGTCCTGGAACGGGTCACCGGACATTCCCTCAGGGCATGGACCGACGAGCGGTTGTTTCGTCCACTGGGCATGGTGTCCACCCACTTCGGGGAGGACCCGGCCGAGACGATTCCGAACCGGGCGGAGGGGTACGGGCCGGCAGGGGAAGGGCGTTTTCGGCGGGTGATGGGGCCGTTGGCGGCACGGGGATCCAGTTCGCTGCACACCACCATCGCGGACTTGGGCCGTTGGCTGGTGGAAATGGAGACAGGTTCGGTGTTGGGGCGGGGCACGATCGAGTTGATGGAGCAGCCGGGGCGAACCCGGAGCGGTGGCCGGGTGGAGTATGGGTATGGGGTGGCACTCGACCGGCATCGGGGGAGGCAGGTGGTGGTCCACACGGGGAGTTGGGCGGGCTATCGCAGCATCACCTGGCGCGTGCCCGAACACCGGTTCGCCCTGGGCATTCTGGCCAATGTGACGACGGTCGATACGACCTCACTGGCACGGCGGTTGACGGACTTGATCCTGGGAATGGACGGGACGGCCTCCGAAGGGCGCATCGACGCGCCGGATCGGGAGGGGACGGGGGAAATCGATGGGGCGGCGTGGACGGATTACGAGGGAACCTATCGATTGGGGCCGGGCTGGTTGTTGACGATTCGTCGGGAGGGCGGGCGGTTGGTGACCCAGGCGACCCGGGAGGCGTCGGCGGCGATGACCCCGATGGGCTCCGGCACTTTCCATGTGGAGGCGTATCGGCAGGGCATGGAGTTTGTGAGGGACGAGGAATCGGGGCTGGTAACCCATCTGCGGTACCGGGGGATTCGCGCCCCGAAGCTCGAGGGTGCGGAGACCGAGGCCCCGCGGCTCCAGGTTCTCGCGGGCGAGTATTGGAGTGAGGAACTGCGGGCGATGCACCGGGTGGAACTGCACGACGGCGCACTGCGTTGCTGGCAGGGGCCCTACCGGGCCACCCGCCTGCGGCCGGTGGCGAAGGACCACTTCGAGACCGGGAACGGGATGTCCATCGAGTTTCGGCGCCATGGCAACGGGCACCCGGTGGAAATGCGGTACTCAGCGGGACGGGTGTTGGATGTCCGCTTCGTCCGGGGAGATTACCCAGGGGAATCCCGATAG
- a CDS encoding HipA domain-containing protein, with protein MNGEKVGLWHAGGQNGHPFIYEDSWRQSEHARPISLSMPLRVSREPYRKGVEAFFDNLLPDNRSIRERIQHRYRTRSARAFDLLAEIGRDCVGALQLLPEEAEPAGIRSIHGQRLSRKQVADELSRCLGQASAAPGQDDEFRISLAGAQEKTALLWHDGAWHRPTGATPTTHILKLPIGPAPMGINLSTSVENEWLCGRILSAFGIPVADSRMERFGEYRVLVIERFDRRPAQDRSWWMRLPQEDLCQATATPPACKYESDGGPGILPIMELLRGSNQPIADREDFLRTQLVFWLLAAIDGHAKNMGLPVAPLSGFPWVISPDEADIQHPSR; from the coding sequence ATGAACGGTGAGAAGGTCGGCCTTTGGCATGCAGGGGGTCAGAACGGCCACCCATTCATCTATGAGGATTCCTGGCGTCAATCGGAGCATGCTCGACCGATTTCACTGTCCATGCCGCTGCGCGTTTCGCGGGAACCCTACAGGAAGGGGGTCGAGGCCTTCTTCGATAACCTGCTTCCGGACAATCGATCCATCCGGGAACGCATCCAGCACCGATACCGAACCCGTTCTGCAAGGGCATTTGATCTCCTGGCGGAAATCGGGCGGGACTGCGTGGGCGCGTTGCAGCTTCTCCCCGAAGAGGCTGAACCGGCCGGCATCCGATCCATCCACGGACAACGGCTCTCCCGAAAGCAGGTGGCTGACGAACTTTCCAGATGTTTGGGCCAGGCCAGCGCCGCGCCCGGGCAGGATGACGAGTTTCGCATTTCACTGGCCGGGGCTCAGGAGAAGACGGCGTTGCTCTGGCATGACGGCGCGTGGCACCGACCGACCGGCGCGACGCCCACCACACACATCCTGAAGCTGCCCATCGGACCAGCCCCGATGGGAATCAATTTGTCGACCTCAGTCGAAAACGAGTGGTTGTGCGGGCGGATACTGTCGGCCTTCGGCATCCCGGTGGCGGACTCCCGGATGGAACGGTTCGGGGAGTACAGGGTACTGGTCATCGAACGGTTCGACCGTCGTCCCGCCCAGGACCGGTCCTGGTGGATGCGGTTGCCTCAAGAGGACTTGTGCCAGGCGACCGCCACGCCGCCAGCCTGCAAGTACGAAAGTGACGGAGGCCCAGGAATCCTCCCGATCATGGAATTGCTGCGTGGATCAAATCAACCCATCGCAGACCGGGAGGATTTTTTGCGAACCCAGTTGGTCTTCTGGCTTCTGGCTGCCATCGATGGTCATGCCAAGAACATGGGCCTGCCTGTGGCTCCACTATCGGGATTCCCCTGGGTAATCTCCCCGGACGAAGCGGACATCCAACACCCGTCCCGCTGA
- a CDS encoding helix-turn-helix domain-containing protein, whose translation MHQDAARTPQQLGALLRGHRREHGLTQAAVGERAGLRQPSISSIEADPGPASLSRIFAVLSALDLELVVRPRGMSGSKTDW comes from the coding sequence ATGCACCAGGACGCCGCTCGAACACCTCAACAGCTTGGGGCACTTCTGCGAGGCCATCGACGAGAGCATGGATTGACCCAGGCCGCCGTCGGCGAACGGGCCGGGCTCCGGCAACCCTCCATCTCGAGCATTGAGGCGGACCCTGGGCCCGCGAGCCTGTCTCGCATTTTTGCGGTCCTCTCCGCACTCGACCTGGAACTTGTCGTTCGACCCCGTGGGATGAGCGGGTCCAAGACCGATTGGTAA
- a CDS encoding 30S ribosomal protein S1, giving the protein MLTMEEALRHSDLRFAAGQIVKGIVIEVRPREVLVDIGYKSEGVISASEFEDISAVKVGDEVPIYIEKLEDRDGMVVVSKERAEFKQNWEKILSVSTEGGTIHGKVKAVVKGGLLVNVGVEAFLPASQVDIIPPKNLQSYVGNSYEFKIVKINQDRQNIVLSRRELIEAERAERRSRLLEEMTPGDIRKGTVKNITDFGAFIDLNGLDGLLHITDMSWGRIGHPSEILRVGQEIDVVVLDVNKEKERVSLGLKQKLQNPWENIEQKYQVGQKVSGKVVNLVPYGAFVELEPGVEGLVHVTELSWTKRIAKPSDVLKQGQEIEAAVLGINRDEQKISLGIRQLDANPWDATGEKYPPGTKVKGKVRNLTSYGAFIELEEGIDGMVHVSDISWTRKINHPSEVLKKGDDVEAVVLEVDRPNQRIALGVKQLAVDPWEQIEQLYKVGDLVTGKVTKLASFGAFIGLQNEIDGLVHISQVTEDRIEKIKNVLTVGQEVTARVVKIDRAERRIGLSIKAANYTPEQLKEEQKLLDALKPGEDLVALASAFDAADEARAARESKDDE; this is encoded by the coding sequence ATGCTCACCATGGAAGAGGCCCTGCGGCACAGCGACCTCCGCTTTGCCGCCGGCCAGATCGTCAAGGGTATCGTCATCGAGGTTCGTCCCCGGGAAGTTCTCGTCGATATCGGTTACAAGAGTGAAGGCGTCATCTCCGCCTCGGAATTCGAGGACATCTCGGCCGTCAAGGTCGGCGACGAGGTTCCCATCTACATCGAGAAACTGGAGGACCGCGACGGCATGGTCGTCGTCTCCAAGGAGCGCGCGGAGTTCAAGCAGAACTGGGAGAAGATTCTCAGCGTCTCCACCGAGGGCGGCACCATCCACGGCAAGGTGAAGGCGGTGGTCAAGGGCGGACTCCTCGTGAACGTCGGCGTCGAGGCCTTTCTCCCGGCCTCGCAGGTGGACATCATCCCCCCCAAGAATCTCCAGTCCTACGTCGGCAACAGCTACGAGTTCAAGATCGTCAAGATCAACCAGGACCGCCAGAACATCGTCCTTTCCCGGCGCGAACTCATCGAGGCCGAACGGGCCGAACGCCGCTCCCGGTTGCTCGAGGAGATGACCCCCGGCGACATCCGCAAGGGCACGGTCAAGAACATCACCGACTTCGGCGCGTTCATCGACCTCAACGGCCTCGACGGCCTCCTCCACATCACCGACATGTCCTGGGGCCGCATCGGCCATCCCTCGGAAATCCTCCGCGTGGGCCAGGAAATCGACGTGGTCGTCCTCGACGTCAACAAGGAGAAGGAGCGCGTCAGCCTCGGCCTCAAGCAGAAACTCCAGAATCCCTGGGAGAACATCGAGCAGAAGTACCAGGTGGGTCAGAAGGTCTCCGGCAAGGTCGTCAACCTCGTCCCCTACGGCGCCTTCGTCGAACTCGAACCCGGTGTCGAGGGCCTCGTGCACGTCACCGAACTCTCCTGGACCAAGCGCATCGCCAAGCCTTCCGACGTCCTCAAGCAGGGCCAGGAAATCGAGGCCGCCGTCCTCGGGATCAATCGCGACGAACAGAAGATCAGCCTCGGCATCCGCCAGCTCGATGCCAACCCCTGGGATGCCACCGGCGAGAAGTATCCCCCCGGCACCAAGGTCAAGGGCAAGGTCCGCAACCTCACCAGCTACGGCGCCTTCATCGAACTCGAGGAGGGCATCGACGGCATGGTGCACGTCTCGGACATCTCCTGGACGCGCAAGATCAATCACCCCTCGGAAGTCCTCAAGAAGGGCGACGATGTCGAGGCCGTGGTCCTCGAGGTCGATCGGCCCAACCAGCGCATTGCCCTCGGCGTCAAGCAGCTGGCGGTCGATCCCTGGGAACAGATCGAACAGCTCTACAAGGTCGGCGACCTGGTCACCGGCAAGGTCACCAAGCTCGCCAGCTTCGGCGCATTCATCGGCCTCCAGAACGAAATCGATGGCCTGGTTCATATCTCCCAGGTCACCGAGGACCGCATCGAGAAGATCAAGAACGTCCTCACCGTCGGCCAGGAGGTCACCGCCCGCGTGGTCAAGATCGACCGTGCGGAACGCCGGATCGGCCTGTCCATCAAGGCCGCCAATTACACGCCCGAACAGCTCAAGGAAGAGCAGAAACTCCTCGACGCCCTCAAGCCCGGCGAGGACCTGGTCGCCCTCGCCTCCGCCTTCGACGCCGCCGACGAGGCCCGCGCCGCCCGCGAATCCAAGGACGACGAATAG
- a CDS encoding BlaI/MecI/CopY family transcriptional regulator, which yields MNLPERPHLRVGDLQLRILQVLWDADESSVATVHKALQPERDLAYTTIATMLRKMEDRGLVGHREEGRTFLYRARVAADQVGRSMTDHVVESLFQGSLAGAVNHLLQTREVTREDLNELERLIRAAKRRIS from the coding sequence GTGAACTTGCCCGAACGTCCCCATCTCCGTGTCGGAGACCTTCAACTGCGGATTCTCCAGGTTCTCTGGGACGCCGATGAATCCTCCGTCGCCACCGTCCACAAGGCCCTCCAGCCCGAACGCGATCTCGCCTACACCACCATCGCCACGATGCTCCGCAAGATGGAGGACCGGGGCCTGGTCGGGCATCGTGAAGAAGGGCGCACCTTCCTCTACCGCGCCCGGGTCGCCGCCGACCAGGTCGGCCGGAGCATGACGGATCACGTGGTCGAGAGCCTCTTCCAGGGCAGCCTGGCCGGCGCCGTGAACCACCTCCTCCAGACGCGCGAGGTGACCCGTGAGGATCTCAATGAACTCGAACGCCTGATCCGTGCCGCCAAGAGGAGGATCTCATGA
- a CDS encoding Uma2 family endonuclease produces the protein MPGILELPEVRQRVSPLTVDEYHRLDEHNERGRRTELIRGIVIEKMSRSPLHAALYAEAGVNEYWIVLGATRQIEVYRRPEGGSYRERAIFDVDALLESAVVPDVRLRVAELFA, from the coding sequence ATGCCGGGGATCCTGGAACTGCCAGAAGTCCGCCAGCGCGTCTCGCCCCTGACCGTGGACGAGTACCACCGGCTTGACGAACACAACGAGCGCGGCCGCAGAACCGAGCTGATCCGGGGCATTGTGATCGAGAAGATGTCCAGGTCGCCCCTGCACGCCGCCCTCTACGCGGAGGCGGGTGTGAACGAGTACTGGATCGTCCTGGGTGCCACGCGCCAGATTGAGGTGTACCGCAGGCCCGAAGGCGGCAGCTACCGTGAGCGGGCGATCTTCGACGTGGATGCCCTTCTGGAAAGCGCCGTTGTTCCCGACGTCCGCCTTCGCGTGGCCGAGCTGTTTGCGTGA
- the fabD gene encoding ACP S-malonyltransferase: MIKTALMFAGQGAQSVGMGRDLAEAFPSARAWFERANEALGYDLTRVCFEGPDADLTRTENAQPGIYLVGWVAWSLLQERLPDLGFEAAAGLSLGEFTALSAAGVLGFEDGLRVTRARGRFMQDACEATRGGMAAILNLDEAVTREICEATGVELANLNCPGQLVISGPEAGLAAACDQARARGARRAVPLPVAGAYHSRLMAGAQPRLAGELAGLELQPSSVPVVSNVTARPHGDPQSIRDVLVRQVCAPVRWEESIRWLGDQGFTRFIELGPGKALSGFLKRILPEAECLRVSDVPSLEATVAACSAPAS, translated from the coding sequence ATGATCAAGACCGCATTGATGTTTGCCGGGCAGGGGGCGCAGTCGGTGGGTATGGGGCGCGATCTGGCGGAGGCGTTTCCCTCGGCCCGTGCCTGGTTCGAGCGGGCGAATGAGGCGCTGGGGTATGACCTGACGCGGGTTTGCTTCGAGGGTCCGGATGCGGATCTGACCCGGACGGAGAACGCCCAGCCGGGGATTTACCTGGTGGGCTGGGTGGCGTGGTCGCTTCTTCAGGAACGTCTGCCGGACCTGGGGTTCGAGGCGGCCGCCGGTTTGTCCCTGGGTGAATTCACGGCGCTCTCCGCCGCGGGAGTGCTGGGGTTCGAGGACGGTCTGCGCGTCACTCGTGCGCGGGGACGGTTCATGCAGGACGCCTGCGAGGCGACCCGCGGCGGCATGGCGGCGATTCTCAATCTGGACGAGGCGGTGACACGGGAGATCTGCGAAGCCACCGGGGTGGAACTGGCCAATCTGAATTGTCCCGGACAGCTGGTGATTTCCGGGCCGGAGGCGGGTCTGGCGGCCGCCTGCGACCAGGCCCGGGCGCGGGGTGCCAGGCGTGCGGTGCCGCTGCCGGTGGCCGGGGCCTACCATTCGCGCCTGATGGCCGGGGCGCAGCCGCGGCTCGCGGGCGAGCTTGCAGGCCTTGAACTCCAACCTTCCAGCGTGCCGGTCGTGTCGAATGTCACCGCCCGGCCCCACGGCGATCCCCAGTCGATCCGCGACGTGCTGGTCCGGCAGGTGTGCGCGCCGGTCCGATGGGAGGAATCGATCCGCTGGCTGGGGGATCAAGGCTTCACCCGCTTCATCGAATTGGGGCCGGGCAAGGCCTTGTCCGGCTTCCTCAAACGGATTCTTCCCGAGGCGGAATGTCTGCGGGTGTCCGATGTGCCCAGCCTCGAGGCCACGGTTGCCGCCTGTTCCGCCCCGGCCTCATGA
- a CDS encoding DNA/pantothenate metabolism flavoprotein domain protein — MNVLVTGGPAWEPIDGMRRLTNASTGALGARLAGALAAAGHRVTFLRGELASAVVPVVPVGMLETLPFGTNDDLSRRLEEWPDRGAIGAVFHAAALCDFRVAAARLADGTDCAAAKIPTRSGRVILELEPATKVLARLRAWFPGARLVGWKYELNGTRTDALAAAWRQLEEARTDACVLNGRAWGGGFALCEPPDRVVPFGDGAALAAGLVRWLETGPFPGARDHQETGTGST, encoded by the coding sequence ATGAATGTCCTGGTGACCGGCGGCCCGGCCTGGGAGCCGATTGACGGGATGCGGCGCCTGACCAACGCCTCGACGGGAGCCTTGGGGGCCCGGCTGGCCGGGGCGCTGGCCGCGGCGGGACACCGCGTGACCTTCCTGCGGGGCGAGCTGGCCAGTGCCGTTGTGCCGGTCGTGCCGGTCGGAATGCTGGAAACCCTTCCCTTCGGCACCAATGACGACCTGTCCCGGAGGCTGGAGGAATGGCCGGACCGCGGCGCCATCGGGGCGGTGTTCCATGCGGCGGCGCTCTGTGACTTCCGGGTGGCCGCCGCGCGGCTGGCAGACGGGACGGACTGTGCGGCAGCCAAGATCCCGACCCGCTCGGGGCGGGTGATTCTCGAATTGGAGCCGGCGACGAAGGTGCTCGCCCGGCTGCGGGCCTGGTTTCCCGGGGCGCGACTGGTGGGGTGGAAATACGAACTCAACGGGACGCGCACCGACGCCCTGGCCGCCGCGTGGCGGCAGTTGGAAGAGGCACGCACCGACGCCTGTGTTCTCAACGGCCGCGCCTGGGGCGGGGGATTCGCGCTGTGCGAACCACCCGACCGGGTGGTCCCTTTTGGGGATGGCGCGGCGCTGGCCGCCGGACTGGTTCGCTGGCTCGAGACCGGACCGTTCCCCGGGGCGCGGGATCACCAGGAAACCGGGACTGGCAGCACCTGA
- a CDS encoding ribonuclease H-like domain-containing protein has product MAPGPEHRSRRRVKNIVYFDLETQKSAEEVGGWHRIRDMRMSLGVTYSTARGGYRIYPEAQVNALIEELRRADLVVGFNQLRFDYEVLHGYTVLDLTQVPTLDLLVELQKILNHRLTLDSVASATLGAEKTADGLQALRWFREGRLLDIAEYCCYDVKITRLVHEFGRDRRQVFYTQRHGQVLPVPVSW; this is encoded by the coding sequence ATGGCCCCGGGTCCCGAACATCGGAGCCGCCGTCGCGTGAAGAACATCGTCTATTTCGATCTCGAGACCCAGAAATCCGCCGAGGAGGTGGGAGGCTGGCACCGCATCCGCGACATGCGCATGAGCCTCGGGGTGACCTACAGCACCGCCCGGGGCGGGTATCGCATCTACCCCGAAGCCCAGGTCAATGCCCTGATCGAGGAACTGCGCCGGGCGGACCTCGTCGTCGGCTTCAACCAGTTGCGGTTCGACTACGAGGTGCTCCACGGCTACACCGTCCTGGACCTGACCCAGGTTCCGACCCTCGATCTGCTGGTCGAACTGCAGAAGATCCTCAACCACCGGCTCACCCTGGATTCGGTCGCCTCGGCCACCCTGGGGGCGGAGAAGACCGCCGACGGGCTTCAGGCCCTCCGGTGGTTCCGTGAAGGGCGCCTCCTCGATATCGCCGAATACTGCTGCTACGACGTGAAGATCACCCGCCTGGTCCACGAGTTCGGACGCGACCGGCGTCAGGTGTTCTACACCCAGCGACACGGTCAGGTGCTGCCAGTCCCGGTTTCCTGGTGA
- the pssA gene encoding CDP-diacylglycerol--serine O-phosphatidyltransferase, producing the protein MERSDPATPPPDDNSRLKIYLLPNLMTAGNLFCGFLALTRIVEADPFVPGFATVIREALFFILLACIFDMLDGRVARMGGLESPFGREFDSLADVVSFGVAPAFLVHRIVLADVFENHQEIGWLIASIYLLCGAFRLARFNVLAHYNEGGATREFIGFPIPAAAGVVASLTLFILWWSEKDFARGWWRYLLPIILVFLSVMMVSQVRYPAFKNLNWRTSTPFTKAVIILALVGVFLILWQKILPVVLPLVFTSYLVYGFVRPHISRRMRREIEYEDAEDEDDEEEAQPEATLSDSNPDNADGDAHGSDVDAETPAPRKPEEPGTSGSSDSSDSSGKPGV; encoded by the coding sequence ATGGAGCGATCCGATCCAGCGACACCGCCTCCCGACGACAACAGCCGGCTCAAGATCTATCTCCTGCCGAACCTGATGACGGCGGGGAACCTGTTCTGCGGGTTCCTGGCGCTGACCCGCATTGTGGAGGCGGATCCGTTCGTCCCGGGGTTCGCGACGGTGATCCGGGAGGCGCTGTTCTTCATCCTGCTCGCCTGCATCTTCGACATGCTGGACGGGCGGGTGGCGCGGATGGGCGGGCTGGAGAGTCCGTTCGGACGGGAGTTCGATTCCCTGGCGGACGTGGTGTCCTTCGGTGTGGCGCCGGCGTTCCTGGTGCACCGGATCGTGTTGGCGGATGTGTTCGAGAACCACCAGGAGATCGGCTGGCTGATCGCCTCGATCTATCTCTTGTGCGGCGCCTTCCGGCTGGCCCGCTTCAATGTGCTGGCGCACTACAACGAGGGCGGGGCGACCCGCGAGTTCATCGGATTCCCCATTCCGGCGGCGGCCGGAGTGGTGGCGTCGCTCACCCTCTTCATTCTGTGGTGGTCCGAGAAGGACTTCGCCCGCGGCTGGTGGCGGTACCTGCTGCCCATCATCCTGGTCTTCCTCTCCGTCATGATGGTCAGCCAGGTCCGCTATCCGGCGTTCAAGAACCTCAACTGGCGCACCAGCACCCCCTTCACCAAGGCGGTCATCATCCTCGCCCTGGTCGGCGTTTTCCTGATCCTCTGGCAGAAGATTCTCCCGGTGGTGCTGCCTCTCGTCTTCACTTCGTATCTCGTGTACGGCTTCGTGCGGCCCCACATCTCGCGGCGCATGCGCCGCGAGATCGAGTACGAGGATGCGGAGGACGAGGACGATGAGGAGGAGGCGCAACCCGAAGCGACGCTCTCGGATTCCAATCCCGACAACGCGGACGGGGATGCCCATGGTTCCGATGTGGATGCCGAAACCCCGGCCCCCAGGAAGCCGGAGGAACCCGGCACCTCTGGCTCGTCCGACTCTTCCGACTCGTCCGGCAAGCCCGGTGTCTAG